AATGGTAACTCTCCACAGGCAAGTTCTAAccacagggagaaaaaaaaaaacctaagcaaAAGGTAGAATTTGTAACCCAAAAACTACATCTTACTGCAAGAGGGAGAATTAGTGACAAACCAATTAATACGATGAAAAATCAGGTAAAAACAATCACATTTgctgtacattttgtgtgtgtgtgtatgtatatatatatatatatatatatatatatatatatatatatatatatatatatatatataaacagtattgaCTACACcctatatattacagtatttatcaatTATGGGAATAACATATGACAACTCCAAAAAGATCAATGACATGGGTTTAGAAaacttaataaaatgtaatggaATTATACACTGTATATTCAATTGctataaaacagtacattttacaatTCAAATATTCTATTTGTGAGGAAGCACAATTTTCTAAAAGTAGTATTTGCAATTTGATTCACATTACTGTTTTAGAAGTACTGTTAATCCCTTCAACACTAGTGtacttacaaatatttatttatttttgtacatatatTTGAAATTACATATAGAACATTTGCATGTTAAAAAGAACAAACTTGGGGCGTATCTACAAGAATAAAGTCAATTCAGAAATGAAAACCAATGTAATTACCATGATGCAGCTAAATACTGCCATACAAACACTAATTACACACCATTCCATATAATCTGCAAAGCATATTACCAGCTAACCAAACTGGGCTTTGAATTCCTGGTAGactcactaaacaaacaaaaaagaaaagccacAAAGAGGCAATAGTTGGATAGAGTACACAGTGAGAAGTTGTTCACATTTGTCGTTGTGTTTGCAGTTTATTGGTAGAAATCTGAACCTCAAGCACTTAACTAATCAATTTTACCACTATTTCTTGCATCACAATGTTAAGCTCCAGCAATGATATATATGGGCCAGTATCACAGTGGTGGAAGAGGATCAAGGTAAGTGCTAATGCAGCAGCCAGAATGGGGAAGcgcattttaaacaacatgtcaCATGACTTCAATAAAGGTTTAAAATGATGTCATTAACTCCACCTCCACAGACTTTTTTTGCCAACTGAACTTCAACAGTTGCACTCTGTACACAATTCAAATGGTTATATTGGTATTAATCTGTTTTAGAATTGCAATGGTTATATGCAGTTGAAACACTttgctgtaaatacattttttgcccTTGCAATCTTTTACATCATGGAACTGTTTTTGTCCAGGTGTCTCAGGAGTGAACACAATCAGCTGTTTAAGAAGTGGATAAAGAGACAAGTAGTGGAAGCCATGAACGTCTGCAAACATCCCAATTTGCAAATCAGATGGTCCCACACAGGAACTGTTAAGTTAAGCAGTATTGCCCCCTCAGTTTAGCTCttgtaacattgttttctttcaaacagaAGTCCATTCTGAGCTGGCAAAAACCTCTGGTACTTGCCCAAGGTGTTTGTGGGTTTAGTGGCTTGGATGCAAGGTGCCTGGAATTCATTCCACAACATACTACTCTTGTATACTGTAGTTTAAAGACTACTCTGCTACTGCAGTTGTTTGACGTAACAAGCAATGACTGATAACTGCAACTACTTGTGAAAACTTCAAACATTTTCTTGTCAAGAGGTTTGCTCATTCTCATCTCAGAAAAGCCAGCAGCATATATTTTTCAGATACTCAAAAAGACAGTTTGGCTTTAGCCTTAAATAGTTTAAAGACATGCAAGAAATAACCTCGGGTTGAGGTGAAGTTGCATCAGTGGATATGGGGAGCACCCACAGTTTTCTGGAAGTGTGCATCAAGGGCAACAACTTAGGCTTGGCCTATCAAATTGCCTACCATATATCTTCATGAAGCTCTATAAAACTAGAGCTTTATGTATTTAATCTATAAAAACATTTCTCTGCTTCCAAAACCAGCCAAAGGTAAAACGTCTCCCTCTACAGCTCAGGGGAAACAAACAGTTAAACAGCTTAATAGGTTTTGCATATTTATGTGGAAGAGTGTACTGCATTTGCTCTGTAGTTTCACAAACCAAATGGTTTCAAACAAGAAATAGCTTATATAGACTAATAGGTATCTGTGCAATTTTTTACTTGGCTGGTTATATTAGGAGAGAAGTTCTGCTCTTATGAGATCCATTTTTTTGTAGACAAGGCAAAGTGCTCCATTTATTCCTGTCCAAATCCCTCAGTTTCTTCAATGGCAAACAACAGTTTTTCTTTCAGCTGTTCATAGCTTTTGTAAGGTGGCAGATCCAATcggttaaaactaaaaaaagggggaaaaaaggaaCAATAGTCAGTGACAACTGAGTAGATATTCTTTCATAGCAGCTGATCAACTTCCAAATATGGATTTACCAAACCAGTACAGAGCTTATTCTCAACCATAAAGCAATTATCCAAAAATGAGATTTAACATGTGACATAGTCTCCTCCAGAAGGCTGAACAGGAGTCTTGCAGGATTGTGTGCCGTTCCTGCAGTGATATGGCTCACATCTAGGTCACTAAAGCAGGCAGAGGATTGCGGCAAGTGAGTGAGTGGTTCAGGTTCCTTCCACAGATCCTCAACTGGACTGTAGTGCCCTGATATGTATTACTGTGGTGTGGACATGATCTGCACCAACGTTCAGGTACacacaacattattcagcatacCAGTGGCATTAGTCTATCAGCATagactttaaaataaaagtactgcAAATTGATTTCCAAAACTTGTTGGGAACAGttgatacatttttacatttatttttgaaaacctttttttattcacGAGTAATTTGGCATATATaccagctatggccaaaagttttgccttaccctatagaattaactaatttcgctccataaaacctgctgaataatgttatattaacatattgaactgcataccgctttgtatttttccatatacttaatgaaaaactaacaattgaaaaatgtggcatttgaAAGTCTAACATAAAATATGGGTAACtatcatggcttccggtagacatttgcaatatcattttgtagtttctttgattacacgatattaaataaaatatctaaattatgttttttttttttttttttttttgtctcactcctaaaaattcaaggtgatgcaaaacgtctggtcagtcacattttttttttcagaaatgttataacagtttgtgtgaactctggagttcaagaagttgccaaaaaaaaaaatcacaaaagatACATATATAGGAAAGTTTTCGTGGTCCAATTATGCAGAAGTGATTGAATGGAATAGAGAGATGCAGTGGTTTGCAGGAGTATTCACcgccctgcaaagttttcacattttattggcacctgagcgtactccacgacgctttcaaaatagactttacatgtagaactacacaaactactccacgttgataaagttaaaaaaaaagtcaatttagaatataaataagtaagatttacagagaaaaaacagattaatcccagttgcataagtattcaacccctttgctaccgCAGATCTAAATcaagtgcaaatgatttgtttgaaaggtcacagaattagtgaaatggtttcagcctgtatgtactcaaagtggtttaacttgtatatAATTTCCCTCagttatataaagactttcaagctgcaactcacatagtgatccaacaaagcaaccatgaagaccaaggagctttcgaaacaagtcagggataaagtgtcAGAGAGGCacgagcaggagaagggtacaagaacatttcaaatccaattgaaaatttatggcgagacttgaagattgcagtccatcgacgatccccaacaaacctACCAGAACTGGAGCGATTTTGCCGTAAAAAataggcaaaaatgtcaccatcctactatgCAAAGCTAGTACCTATCTAAAAAGACTCactgcagtaattgctgcaaaaggtgcttctaccaagtactgacttaagtgTCTGAAAACTTATGCAACCAgtcaatttcattttgtacattttctttgcaagttttgctgacattcaACCTTCTCCTCTTAtatagtgttcagtttaaccactacagctttgaataaaaaaaagtttgttttaaaaactgcatacattatttgtaatacaacaaaatgtgaaaactttgcagggggtgaatacttctgcaaaccactgtgtgtgcttgtgtatcatatatacatacatatgagagagagagagagagagagagagagagagagagaggagagatcatTAGAAATGTATGTGGACTTACCATGTATGACTTCTTGGTAGCCATGTTTCTTTACCAACCTTTTCAATGCAGAACTTTTGAGGACCATTGCtccctatttaaaataaaacagcttgatGTAAGGGATATGGCTAATCAGATATGTGAAAAAGACCTGTATCATTGACATGTCCAAGGAGTTCTATTACAATGAAAATAAGAAGTCACCATTTTAAATTCTTTACAAGATACGAGCTGTTGAGTGGCGGAGGCagatttataaaaacatacaagcTCCCCTCACAGGGATGCCTCAATAGACAGTCACAAACCACCATGCATTTCACTCTTCTAAACCACCACCTCCACTGTCCGCCATCCAGCAGACTTGGTATATACTGCACTTAAAACTCCCATGGTATACAAAACAGCTTGTGTGCAAGAAAGTAAATACCTTGCATTTCATTGCAAAAAGCTCAGAATCATGTGGGTGCCTATACACTTCATACCAGTAATGGCTGTTTACTATGAAATTTAAACCATGAACACATCTGTTGAATAAAAACATACCCATGAGCTCAGCAAAGCCTCCAAGTGGTAATCTGCACGTTCCGGTAACAAACTGCATTAACCGGAGACGGACCTCGTTGTCCATCTCTTtcacaaactgaaaaataaagtttatattaACTAAAAAGGCAACACGGCACAATATCATACGATGAATCGGATGATCCCGAATTTTTTGTTTCcttaaatcattattttcataTTAAGTGTAACAAGAAATAAGCCCACACCTGCCAGAACCAAATGATCTGCTTGCTGTTTCTTGTGTAATGGCGGTACACTGTGTTCCTTTGCCAGTCCTGGAGGTCAACTTCCTGCATGCCACACAGCATAACCTTGAAATCACAAAGAGACTCTTTGTTATAAATTATGAAGCACCAGAGGTTTATTACCTTGATGTAGATCTCAGGAGCCGATTGCCAACTCTTCTTTCATTAGGGTGTTTCAAAACCACTCATATTTTAGCTATATTAGGAAAATACACTGTGCCACCAAAACCTATTCAGTTAcccttaaaatgaataaacacttTTATATATGACATTCACTTGtgtgaaataaatgtttaattgccATCTAAATTGTAAGCCATGTGTACATCGCATTAAGGTACAagttatcaaacaaaacaaccaatCAAATGAATTGGCAAGTGTCTTCATCAGCAAACAAACTTCACAATGTGTATGTGCTGATTAATTAATAAGATTTAATATCAAATTATTCAccaatataattagggcttctgtttttcttaatgtcatttttcagtgcttatttattgctatttttgagttttatgtaaatatgaaattatcgttttcagttactttccaaaatgcttggccatttttttctattaaaatacgtacagtagtaacttgacagtacttgcacacttaaattgagctgctttcctttgctgtcttccgcAATGAAATTCCTATGGTCActggcacattcttctggggtttttgtgtgtagacatttttttacatttcaccataatttgcaattctgttttaaaatcctctgtatcttaactgtaatacagctttaaatcctatACACAAGCCTCTATTCCtaattgtaaattgtaatcttgttttaaatcttgcaagcagagtctccaatagaaatgtaggagtgTGCTGTCACTCGGTAGTTgggtgggtttaaaatattcagaaagaatcaatgatagatacactgaaaaggtatttacttttttaaaaggtaaaggggtggtcaacgtgaattgagtaaccatgaACACTACTTTTCTGGTgctttctggtgtttattggttatacgctgatttcattttttgtaatcaggggtgttttatcggttaaaaatgaaaatcacaaGCCCTAAATATAATCCATGTAATGCAAATGATGAAGCAGGAGTGACACATCTGCCAGGAACATAGAATAAGAGTGTTAATAAGGGGTTGTGGACAATCAATTTGATCTGATTAACATATAATTGGTTAAACATGACAAATCAATAACCCTAGTACAGTTTGCTGTTCAGTGCAATTTCCCCATTACAAATGGACAGTGCACATTGTACCCAACATGACAGTTAACTGAGGAGGGGGTTATAATTTACCTCCAGCTCCTTTTCATCAAAGTACTGGAGCCACTGAAGAGGAACGACTTCATTAAAGCCATCAAGAAAAGCTTTGGTTTGTTCTCCCACTCCCCGAGAAAACCTCCATTCTGCCATTAGGCTGAAACAAATAATACAAGACTTTAATTTCAACTTGTAACACCACATTTCACCAGAAATGATCCTAACAATCTGGAACAGAAGTGTCCATCACATGTATTGCATGGATTTGATAGGACAGCCTTGGAAACACTACAGATAAATCACGGTATTTCCAATGTCATATTTCTGATATGTTTAGtttggatattaaaaaaaaaaaaaagtttcttaccCTATATATTCTTCCTTGTTTTCTTCAGTTACTAACAGGTTAGTACCATCCAGCTTCAAATCATGTGAGGTAACTTTTCCTAGAATTTCCATATCGACTGAAAAGTACATTTCCAAACCACACTCTTCAATGTTGTTATCCCTagaaataacaattttttttttttttttaaccaatttatTTGTAGTAGAAAAAGGCAGCTGGcctaggattttattttttaaaacaaaacaaaaaaaaaaaacagtgcaaaccTTATCCAGATTAGGGAGTTGTAGAATTCTGGATCGATAGACTCCAAATCTTTGATTGTAAGCTTCTTGTTTAGCATGCGCTTATAGAATGGTAGTGAAAACCCAGTGTCTATAAACTTGCCATGAAAGAGAGCCTGATCAAGAAAGAAAGGACAAGTTAGGGCAAGTTTGGAAACACTTAAACAGCACCTTATGGGTAGTAGACAAAGGGTGACCGATTTTGCTAATTCAAATTCTTTAGCACAAATTAAAATTTACTAACCAAGCTTAAATGGAATTAGACAAGTTGTTTTTAAAGATACAAACTGGCATATGCACAGCAGCCTGCACTTTGGTACTAAAAAACAGTGACTGAACAGAATGCAGCTGATGCCACCAGGCCGGAACGTCCCATATTTGTCAGTTAAATGTTATACATTAAGATTAACATGTCACCTAACATTGCTTAATGTACTGACGGGCCATGAAAAGACAATATATAGAACTGTACAGGGTCAACAAAATAAAGAACTGAGAGAAATAACTGGGGGAAAAGCAAGATACTTGCCATAGCAATGAAGCGCCCAATGAAACAGAAATAGGAGAGATGATCTGGGTTGATGGTGGAGGCTGGATTGATCTGCAGACAGTAGTTGCTTTTGCCAGCGTACTCAAATAGACAGTACATGGGGTTTAACACTTCGTGGGAAAGCAGAAAGAACCATTCTCTAAAAGAAAGATAGAGTCATGAATTATATTACTTGGGGAAGGAGGAAGATTAACTGCACTTGGAATAATTACAGCATTTAAACACTGCCCTCTACAACGTACACTCCCTTTGTTTTAGATAACGAGACATCCCCTTAATGCTTAATGTTAGAGACTGCTGGTTTATATAATAATCACGTGCATTTCACAAGTTATAGAAGCTTGCACCGTTCACAGTATCTCTGTCTGCTGTGTAGTTCAAAGCAGACAGACTCAAAGATTAATGGTCATTAGTTACCACATTAGTGGGATATTTATTCAGTTTCACAGCTAACTGGCACCCAAGCCACTTCCAGTAAaatgtaaaagtgcaaaaatgaCCTTTGACGAGGGAAGAAGATACCAAAGCAGATAAACCAGCAACAGGTGCTTATCTGAACTCTGAATTACAAGACGAGACCAAAAACTAGAAATTCACagatgggtgttttttttttttttttgtatttacgtTTTGCATACCACGCCTCTACCAGCATTCCTGCTTAATGATAATGAGTGATAATGCCCCTACTCCCACTGCACACCCAGTTGTTATCATGAAAATAATGTTAATCTTGCCATGGCTGGACCAAAAGCCCTGACCTGAATCCAGGTTTGGCCAGACTTTTACAGACGCTTCTTGTTGGAGGGTTATCTAAACCCCAACCACAGACACGTTTGGAATCACTGTAATATAAGATGGACCACTgggtttttgtaatatttttctattttatatgtaaaggcaagttactgataaggacacATTTTTTATCTGGGTATGGAAGTTGTCAGTGTCTggtactcttctgttgtaatctTATCAGCAGGGTATGTGTGTCAAATATAAGTATATTTACTAGAAGGACCAAGGGGATACACAGctgtaatgggaaaaaaaaagttacaaaatgtaTTGAGGGTACTGAAACAATATTAAGCTACACAGCTACACAGttacaaaagaaagaattgtTAAAGAATGATGTAACCACAGGCTGAGTATAAAAAGGCTTGTACAGAGTTTATTTGTTGGACCAAAGGAATGAGAATTGCACACTCCTCCATCCCCAAAATTAGTCATTATGTGcataaagtgttgttttttttttcatattgcatgctgattttgatgtttaatattaaaagtaTTAGTAATGAACCAACTAACTGTTGTATTGAGAGAATCCACAAAATAAGGGgctcacaccagtgagccagcAACACCACTGAGGGGCAACGAATTGTTTAAAGGAATGTAGTCAGTATAAAAATCAGCAAGAtttcagttaaacaaaacacaaagcaatccTCTTACCTTGCTAGCCCACCATAGTCTAACCCTTCCTCTCCTCGGAATATTACATACAATCTTCTCCGCAGGTCATATGGTTTTAAAGCCATGATCTGAGaagtaaaaaatcaatttttataaaaatgcatacagTTCCAACACAGTAAATTGTTCATTATTTAACACAGCATTACAAACGTTAAAGTTAAAtaattactgtttaaaacaaaataattaacaaaagtaataaaaagtATCAATCAGTCACATTTGAACGGCACATGCACTGAACACATATCAAATAACTTTAcactttattgtattattgttgaaTTGCCCTTACTTGCTGGAAAGAATCCTCAAACAATGTCTGTCGGGATACAGTGATCTTGACATGGCTGGGAAGTGCATTtgactgaaaacaaataaatattaaaaaaacatgtatgtgttGCTGAAACAGGAATACCAGAAAGTCTACCGAGAGACCAAATGTACATAATGATTAAGAGTTACCTGGCATAGATACCGGAAATGAGCTAGTTTCCATCTAAAGCTACGCTCATATGCAATCTGTGGGCCTTTtgtactacaaaaaataaatacaaacaaaacgaaAGCATGAACAGTCCACAAATAAATTTACTGGAAACCTTTTGATATTGAGCAATACTAACGTGTCTTTGGTTTACACTTACACTGTTGACTTGCCAGTGCGCGGATCACTGAAAGTCGTGGTTCTTGTGTTGTGATCCACAAAGTATCTGACACCCTCTCTTGTGTATCTGATTTCCCAGCCTTCAGGAAGCGGATCTTCATTTTGTAAGCTGCAAAATGTTACAATTTTTAAGTAACTCACAAGCATAGTACTCCCATACCTAAAAATGTCAGATGACGTCTAATTAAAGAGAGAAAGCCAGTGAATGCCCGTTTGGAAGTGTTAGGAGGCTGATCAAGTTGAGGATGTATTTCTCTTGCAATTTGTGCTGTGTGGGACCCGCGAGTAAAGCAGCCTTAAAGCAGACCTATCCACGTTCGTCCACTTGTACTTCTCTGATGCCTGCAgacaaacatgaagcacagagcTGCTCTATAGTGTTGGACCTTCACAGCTGGTATCACAGATGTCCTCCAAGGTATTGCAGGAGTACATAGAGCACAGGAGACAGAAAGCAATTCATTTACTCAAAACAAAGATATTGTCCACCTGAATCCTGGTGTCTTATCGCatgaatcaataaatcaataaccACCTACCCTTGTGTACGTGGATCCTCCCACTGTGTGGTTTTTGTGCTGTGGTTCACAAAGTATACCCGGTCGTTAGAATCTACCCGTCTTTCTAAAAAAGAGAGTTACCGCTTTAGCACAGAAATCGTATGCAAGTGAACTCTGATCAATACAGAAGAGATTCTGTTGAATGAACCACATACCCCATCCAGGTGGCAAAGGTCCAAGTGGGTCATTTTCTGCTGACATCATTGAAGCCTGTTCAGAAGAGAAGAAGGATATAATATTACAGAAAAATCATGGAAGtgatattttgtgtgtgtgcaagaTTGTCTTTCTACCATAGTGGTACGACACTTCTGTGCCAATGCTAGTGCTTCTGTGGTAGTCCTTCCAGCAGAACAACCccaaggaaataaaaatatttattttaaaaactccaaCACATTATAAACCATTTCTAGTCTATAATCTGATGTTATTGGCAGCAAACTTTGTCTGTTACTTCTGCCAGTAGACCAGCTCAAAGCAAGCCTGGTAAGATGAAGACAAACCAAGAAACCAGGAAACACATGCTTTCTCCTAATATTACAGACAACTACTGAATACACATTCCAAGGATTCATTATTTAAGGTATACAAAGTGCcttttcaatatactgtaaaggAAATCATTTTGGGAAATACCAATTATTAACCTTAGTCGTGccctaaaaacatattttaatagtgcATACCTTCTCAACTGTCTTAAGATGCCAGTGATAACTACAACTCAGGAACTCAAATCGAAAACAACGGAAACGGAGCAAATTGTGCAAGATACTCAATTAGCTTTTAAAGGCAATGAACTGAACTACAGTAAGCAGAACAAGAAATGAAGTTTGAATAACATGCATCTAACCAGATTCGTCACCACACTCACAACTCAGTTTGACTTACCGAATAGAGGTATCGCTGATTAAACTGCTGCATAGCTCCCTGTAGCTGACTGCGCTGCGACTGCCATTGTTCAAAATTCCTCACAGATTCCATCGTGGGTCGTTGCCAAGTGGTCGTTCTGGTGTTGTGATCCACATAGTAAATCCTGCCTCGATCATCAACACGTCTTTCCCAGCtggagaagagaaaaaaatacataaataaaaaagttcaGAATGTCTAATAACAAGTTTTGTAGCTAGATGTAGTTACCAGAGAGTCGTAAGGGCCAATTTCATTTCCCCTCCATCCACCCTCTACAGAATCTTTAACAAATAATCCTGACATAGGATGACACCCATATGTCACAAATTACATTGATGCTTTAAATATACTACACGTTTGTCAGTTACATACACATGGCCTAAAAGGGCAAATGTGACAATGACCCAACTTACGATGCTCAATGACTTGTGCTAAAGAAAGTTCCTATGTTTCATCACAAATTGGACAAGCGGCTCTCTAGTTATACAGAAAGCACACGTATGCACCTCTACTATATTGTCCATCCCAGTGGGATAAAAAAAGAATTCGAATAGCACCTCTTTGTATTGGACAGTATTCTGCAGATTGAAGCTGCCGTGCACTTACCCAGGTGGTAATGGCTGCGGTCTCTCCCACGTTGTCGTCCTGGTGTTGTGATCGACATAATAGGTCCTACCATGCAGATCTTTCCTCTGCTCCCacctttcaaattaaatatttcaaatcagTTAGACAGGTGTCATATAAGAATAACAACAGAAAGCTGATTCAGCAGAAAGAGCCCAAAATTACAACACAATAAGAATGTTCAGAAATCATCTACAAATCAAACAGAATCTTGTAACACATGAAAGTCTAAATCAGATAAACTGTTCCCAAGGTACAGTATTCAATTGCCCAGCTAATCCGGTGCCAGTACAACCCACAATCACAAAGATCATATGGTCTTGTAATATAGCCTTAAAGTCAGTGGCCTGAATTTAGGCCAATCAAAGTCATCATTTGAATACAAAATCAACTTCTAATTACAACTATAATTCTCACAGTTAATCTCAGGTGAAACTGTCATGTTAATATCTTAGGAGCATTTACACTCTAGtattttcttataaatattttgcatatttattcagttcatttttatttattcatttttttaacgaGGAGGACCATTACCGATTTAGGGATAACaagctatttaaataaacaagtgtcattataaatcatacatattgctttgttttccattaattaacaaaacatgGCCCACTATTCCAAGAGTTTTTACTGGCACAACGATTACAATATCTGTTACATTTCCCGTAAAGTTCCCCATTGATCATAAAATCTGTGCTGGGTTGCATATGGCTTCGTTACAGAAAAATCAGAAAGATTTGAATTGAGAACAGAAGCCTTTTCAAAAGTTATTGcctttattcatatttataaacatgtttgTAACATTCACTCCTCAATAAATAAAACTACTACACAAATAATCATATTGGTTTCAATATGATATTTCTAGCATTAGATTTTCTTGCATGATGATATTGTATTCAACAATtgcaattatataatatatatatatatatatatatatatatatatatatatatatatatatatatatattatgcatatatggtataaaaacatgttcattGGTGTAGCTATTTATGTTACTTTTCAgggtaattgtaattataattgcaattactgcagtATAATTGTAACTAATTGTAATTGAATAAAATAGCACTGTAGctgcaatttcagcaaacaattgtGCTGTAATTGTAACTACAACTGAAGCTGGGTCTGTTTTCTGTTGCTCAGAACTGCTTTAATTGTTGAACAGACTAACCCTAGCTCTGTATGACTCCTCTATAATTTCTCACGCAATTTCTTTTTCTACACAGGTTTTGTATTTTGCCACCTCCAAAGCTGTActgtgttaatattttatattgataaGCCAAGGTAAAAAGAAAATCACGCTAAAAAGAAATC
This Polyodon spathula isolate WHYD16114869_AA chromosome 3, ASM1765450v1, whole genome shotgun sequence DNA region includes the following protein-coding sequences:
- the LOC121312708 gene encoding NEDD4-like E3 ubiquitin-protein ligase WWP1 isoform X1, whose protein sequence is MATASPRCESSNNHNGGSQLYATVSCAKFKRKKNWFGTVIYVEVAADGEAKKTAKSSSCSHPKWEERLAVNVTPQTKLEFKVWSHHTLKADALLGKATLDISQALESHNRKLENVKEVLKLTLENKNGLVQTGELTVVLDGLTVDQESLPNGTAPTNIIMFCSLEVQQNGDAFHENRDESSTGARTSGASNGIECQAASESSGLSESSAAVVNGDGTPSPSHVAARPDAALSPKPPNNHSADDPTSDPQLKDHLEEPLTLKEIAQAATALHRVNREPSSPAFTTEAVEFTSGASAESSETCTPSLSTSAAATSASTVPAASVSEGSPAAASSTASPSSTTTTSGAASSTDSTVITAVDGAKPRQQQQQPNNSSAEPLPSGWEQRKDLHGRTYYVDHNTRTTTWERPQPLPPGWERRVDDRGRIYYVDHNTRTTTWQRPTMESVRNFEQWQSQRSQLQGAMQQFNQRYLYSASMMSAENDPLGPLPPGWERRVDSNDRVYFVNHSTKTTQWEDPRTQGLQNEDPLPEGWEIRYTREGVRYFVDHNTRTTTFSDPRTGKSTVTKGPQIAYERSFRWKLAHFRYLCQSNALPSHVKITVSRQTLFEDSFQQIMALKPYDLRRRLYVIFRGEEGLDYGGLAREWFFLLSHEVLNPMYCLFEYAGKSNYCLQINPASTINPDHLSYFCFIGRFIAMALFHGKFIDTGFSLPFYKRMLNKKLTIKDLESIDPEFYNSLIWIRDNNIEECGLEMYFSVDMEILGKVTSHDLKLDGTNLLVTEENKEEYIGLMAEWRFSRGVGEQTKAFLDGFNEVVPLQWLQYFDEKELEVMLCGMQEVDLQDWQRNTVYRHYTRNSKQIIWFWQFVKEMDNEVRLRLMQFVTGTCRLPLGGFAELMGSNGPQKFCIEKVGKETWLPRSHTCFNRLDLPPYKSYEQLKEKLLFAIEETEGFGQE
- the LOC121312708 gene encoding NEDD4-like E3 ubiquitin-protein ligase WWP1 isoform X4 gives rise to the protein MATASPRCESSNNHNGGSQLYATVSCAKFKRKKNWFGTVIYVEVAADGEAKKTAKSSSCSHPKWEERLAVNVTPQTKLEFKVWSHHTLKADALLGKATLDISQALESHNRKLENVKEVLKLTLENKNGLVQTGELTVVLDGLTVDQESLPNGTAPTNRARTSGASNGIECQAASESSGLSESSAAVVNGDGTPSPSHVAARPDAALSPKPPNNHSADDPTSDPQLKDHLEEPLTLKEIAQAATALHRVNREPSSPAFTTEAVEFTSGASAESSETCTPSLSTSAAATSASTVPAASVSEGSPAAASSTASPSSTTTTSGAASSTDSTVITAVDGAKPRQQQQQPNNSSAEPLPSGWEQRKDLHGRTYYVDHNTRTTTWERPQPLPPGWERRVDDRGRIYYVDHNTRTTTWQRPTMESVRNFEQWQSQRSQLQGAMQQFNQRYLYSASMMSAENDPLGPLPPGWERRVDSNDRVYFVNHSTKTTQWEDPRTQGLQNEDPLPEGWEIRYTREGVRYFVDHNTRTTTFSDPRTGKSTVTKGPQIAYERSFRWKLAHFRYLCQSNALPSHVKITVSRQTLFEDSFQQIMALKPYDLRRRLYVIFRGEEGLDYGGLAREWFFLLSHEVLNPMYCLFEYAGKSNYCLQINPASTINPDHLSYFCFIGRFIAMALFHGKFIDTGFSLPFYKRMLNKKLTIKDLESIDPEFYNSLIWIRDNNIEECGLEMYFSVDMEILGKVTSHDLKLDGTNLLVTEENKEEYIGLMAEWRFSRGVGEQTKAFLDGFNEVVPLQWLQYFDEKELEVMLCGMQEVDLQDWQRNTVYRHYTRNSKQIIWFWQFVKEMDNEVRLRLMQFVTGTCRLPLGGFAELMGSNGPQKFCIEKVGKETWLPRSHTCFNRLDLPPYKSYEQLKEKLLFAIEETEGFGQE